The following are encoded in a window of Castanea sativa cultivar Marrone di Chiusa Pesio chromosome 5, ASM4071231v1 genomic DNA:
- the LOC142636836 gene encoding uncharacterized protein At2g39795, mitochondrial-like — MARLNLIRPLLRKPMYTCSSSSSRTFPFLIGDHQLQQPTFNITLKKHSLFQFQRSYISDMRKSAFEGNILRLLRNEIQYELQRSTPTQPVAKFDIFTIDDRPGEQWIRLKGKFKDEGIKVEVTMFDGAIPASKSGGGGSTADEVQLHITLIVNITKGEGGEVLEFMCSAWPDSIEINRLFIRHGDKMSAQPYAGPEFKELDDELQDSLYEFLEARGINDELAAFLYEYMKNKDKTEFIRWMGTVKTFIEKQVE, encoded by the exons ATGGCACGCCTAAACCTAATCCGACCCCTATTGAGAAAACCTATGTAtacttgttcttcttcttcttccagaACCTTCCCCTTCCTAATTGGTGACCATCAACTTCAACAACCCACTTTCAATATCACTCTAAAAAAACACTCTCTGTTTCAGTTTCAAAGAAGTTACATCTCCGATATGCGCAAATCCGCCTTCGAAGGAAACATCCTCAGACTCCTCCGCAACGAGATCCAATACGAGCTCCAACGCTCCACTCCCACCCag CCTGTTGCAAAGTTTGACATATTCACAATTGATGATCGGCCTGGAGAGCAGTGGATTAGATTGAaaggaaaatttaaagatgaagGCATTAAAGTCGAAGTCACCATGTTCGATGGAGCCATTCCTGCTTCAAAATCGGGTGGTGGTGGCAGCACTGCGGATGAAGTCCAACTTCACATTACCCTAATTGTCAATATCACTAAAGGGGAAGGTGGTGAAGTCTTGGAATTCATGTGCTCTGCTTGGCCAGATAGTATAGAGATTAACAGGCTTTTCATACGCCATGGTGATAAGATGTCAGCACAGCCTTACGCAGGGCCTGAATTCAA GGAATTGGATGATGAGTTGCAAGACTCACTTTACGAATTCTTGGAAGCAAGGGGTATAAATGATGAACTTGCTGCTTTCTTGTATGAGTACATGAAGAACAAAGATAAAACTGAGTTTATTAGATGGATGGGAACTGTGAAAACTTTCATTGAAAAGCAAGTGGAGTGA